CAACCACTATGGTTTGCCACCAAAATCACCAGCGTTTAAAGGATTGTATCACTACGACAgacatttttattttgagagATAGAGAACTCTGCTTGGCACATTGACACAAACGAGTAGTATTATATCTTTAGAGTTCAGAAAAATTACTAGTGACTCCTTCGAGTAGTAGTTAATTTGAGGTAAAGCCAGTACAGTTGTTGCAAACCAATTTGTAACCTTGTCCACAATAAGCTCTCCATCAAACCTATGTGGGAAGAAATCATGTAACATGTATGTAATAATGTGTAACCACCGATGTTAAATATATCTGCTGACAATTGAGCGGTAAAGGATTTATAAAATTGCAGTTGCCACTATTGTCAAATACAGGTCTTAAAGTAAAACTCACCTACTAAAACATTTTACATCACGGCATCCGGGAGGAATAGCAAGAAGATATGGAATTCCTGAATAGTTCAATATGTCAAGATAAGCCAGACATGATCCTTCTCTCAATTCAAAACTAGAACTTTGACTGTATTCAGCACATACCATTTATGAAGTAAGGTTTTTCTGTTGATCTTTTATCAGCTAGGTAGACAGCCAATTGCACCTCACCAAGTTCCACCATACCAGTATTTGCAAACGGATGCAATAGAGAAGCTAAATGCAAAGGAATTAGTCAGAATCATCTCATCCATATAGTAGTGAGCGATATAATGGTAAGAGTCCTAAATCACTTAAAGATGATAGCATTTATAAGTATTTGGACAACCCTCTACATGCAGCAGCAAGCTTTTGAGATTGAGTTAAGCTCAATTAATTGAGTTAATGTTGGCATATCTCTTTAAGAAAGGAAAATCTTCTTCccaagaaaaaaggaagaaaaatggATTAGTACCCTGCCATCATTTTGGATGAAGAAGCCCTCCACAAAAAGGGAGAAACGGAAAACGCACAATCACTCaatacaaaaatatcctttCATTATGAAACAAACATGTAGTTtctgataataataataataacaataacaaacaaACAGGAGTTCATCATCAATAAACATACCAATTTTATTCCAGGATTCTGAAAATTGAGCACAgcataacaataacaataacaataatatatatatNGTGTTACACAAGTAACttatgaattttataaaatattcgagataaaataacaatttaGGATTCAAATATAATACTGTAAAAATTACTTTCGAAACACATAAAATTCCATTTATCAACATATCATTGAATTCgaataattatttctaattcaaattataaaatgaatatattaatgacattttataaaatataatttaaattcaaaatatcaattacctaaattaaatcatataattgtttattatttttctcattacctaaactttaatttcaattatactaaataaccgattataataaaattataccaCAATATTAATTATCTTAATTCCAAATATTCATAAAACTAACTTAATTATTCTTACCGGATtagtttctaaaaaataaagagtttaaattaaaaaaaataaattataaccgATTCATAATagaaattagttaaattaaattatataattctttcttatttttcaattattgaaATTAtgcatatattaaattataataaaattacattagaattttgattaatttaaaatcaactTATCTCCTAAtctatttaattacttttagtagaataatttctaaaattataaaattcaaacctaataagataaaatcataatttattcatatttaaattttaaaaatacggGATGTTACCGTAAAAATTGGATCAAAACGGCTAATTTAACCGAAAAAATGGTGAATCGAACTTTCATTCGGTCTGCTCTAGTTCCAGAACCGTTTAGGGATGAAAATCGATAAAAATTGGTCAAAATTGAAAAAGCTTATCCAACCAAACCGCTTgagagaaaattttaaaattgatcaaGATGTGGTTTGAACCCAAATTCTTTTTATGACTATATATTTTCTTGCCTTATTACTAAGTTATGTTATTTCTtgttactttttatattaattattaattatatagtaaaacgtataataattttttagatattattttaaatttttatatttgttatttatgtGATCGGTTTTACTAAAAAACCTATAACTCATTAATTGAaccaataaactaataatttaaCAGTTTCAATCATAGATTCCGTCACAATAACTATAGTCTAAAGTCCACTCTACTTCTCATTCAATTCCTTCTCTTGAAACTTAttcttcatttttaattttttttattttcttctcctgTCTATTTGCAGCGCACAATGATATATTAATGATGAGTACGTAGTATGGCAACCACATTGGAAAGGATAGAAGTGCGTTTGAACTTCTTGAaagttttacttttatgtttggcaatttttgtttttctaaatgcAGAAATGATTCTGCCTTTGAACGCACCTTCAGTAAAAGCTAAAATTTGTAGCTTCTGCGTTCCACGTTCATGGTTGGTGATCACCCTTGGaaaattagatgaaaaatttatttattttttaccaaCCATACcctccattttcttctataaaaaggATTAGTTTTTTATAGTTCTTCCTGGTTCTTCATAATTATTAGTTacaactttttcttttatcaaaatAGTTCAAATTTGTTTCAATTACCAGCAaagtgaatattttaatttttattatatttaatactcatttttatattttaatttttatatttttattgtattttttatttatattttttattatattttttattcatatgataaatatttttatattatttgtgtaGTGCTCTTTTATTCATATGACAAATGtagttaacttttttttatgatatttttattattttttgttcatataaattctttttttctatcttttccttgcattatatttatgttgtgtatgaaattttttatttttttatttgattttattgtaattttttgttcatatgatatatgttgttggttttatgaaatttttattattttttatcatttttttctattctttgatgtactctatttttattttgtattaattttatctatttattctGACTTTGtaattattgtattattttatttatataataaatattttttatattatttttgttagttttctaattttgcatgtatataaaaaaaattatttagatgaatgtctcttttaataatttttcatctaaaagtgattttgagtagtataatccaaacaatatttattttactataatcaaatttgatataaaaattgtcaaacataaatcacgttaACCCAAACTtactttttatcaaaatcaattttacaaaatcaattttgtgCAAACTCCCGTTTGCAAACtgaaatccaaacacacacataaatattcttcttcttccaactTCAACTATCACCGTTCATTCCATAAACTTTTATAAACCGAACCAAAGAAAGTGATGAGTAGTGATCCTCAAAAAGATNNNNNNNNNNNNNNNNNNNNNNNNNNNNNNNNNNNNNNNNNNNNNNNNNNNNNNNNNNNNNNNNNNTAGGATTCCCACATTGGAGTTCCATTCCTTGTTTTCTAAGTCATGCCATTTATATAAGAAGAACCTTACCAACATAAACACACTTCTTTAATTTATTCTCCTTTAGCCATTTTCTCTCTTTGTTCCTTTATATCGATCTTTGATGGAACGCGGTGTTCTTGATGGTATCATCAGTAGGTTGCTTGATGTTAGAGGAAGACCTGGGAAACAGGTGCAGCTTTCTGAGGCAGAAATCAAGCAGCTTTGTGTAGTTTCCAAAAATATCTTCTTGAGGCAGCCCAATCTCTTGGAACTAGAGGCTCCAATTAAGATATGTGGTATCTATTTCCAACctcttttctatttaatttaattttgtttcttcgGTCCTTCCtgaattttagtatataataatgataatgatctATAGGTTTTTCTTCCATTAATGagtttgaaaaataagttttcgttttagtttttagtttgaaTAATGATAGGGAGTCAACTTTATTTTCAGCCGCACGCGCTAGTCAATtacttgttttaaattttagatcttAAGGACAAGTTTGAATAGGTATataaggatttttttttaatttttaacatatGAAAATTTatggatttggatcctctaaagtttgaatttcactttagagagtaaagtgtgatctctcaccattgatttcataggtgggactaagaataaatatgaaagagaaactattcaaaggtaaaaaatcacactttactttccaaagtgaaattcaaactttagaggatcaaaatccaaaatttataGTATTAACGTTtgctataattttttaaaattaaattataattttttaaaaaattatttaagtgtttataaaaaaataaaaaaagacttattttataataattttttattatttttcatttaaaataatttaaaaatataaaaaaattaaaaattaaataatattaattaattaaaaattaattttttgtattttctcttttagtttttattttttatttatctgatAGTCCGATAAAAATAGTAAGGGTTTCAAGCGAGAATTGTcggaattttttaaaataaaataaatataaaattgcaTATATAGATACAATTtgaagtatttattttttaacattttattacTTATCTCGATCTCAAGATAagacaattttttaataagCTTATTTCATTTATAACGCAATTTAAATGTATCTTGTTCTCACCTAGTATTTTATCTCATGTACAGACTAATACCTTGTTAATGTTGCTTGCTTATCCCATCTTCTCCGAGaagaaaatacatttttttttatttccgagaacaaaatatattttttttattaaaaacagGGAGAATTGAACCGAACTTCTAAATAAGTATGAAAAAACtatgttattttaattataatttattaacataaataaaatacatttattaaaaaattcgaaataaGTAATAAAGTgtaaaaaaagtaaatactCCCACGTGTTTATAcaagtaatttttaaatttattttatttattttaaaaaatttccaGGATTGTCTCGTATTCATATTTCAATATGGGACCTCTAGTTTGGGGATCGATCAACCCGTCTTGGACTCTTGGTCATATTTCCTAGTTTGAAAACAGAATAACCCATCCGAAGTTACTTTGGTTTAATCTATTAgaaaatgaaaagtgaattGACTTGCACAACTAAGTGTAAGAATTGACTCTATCGGTGAAGTGGTTAGGATTTAAGCAAAAATGGTAAAATCGGTAATAACGGATTTAACGATGGATAATTCTTTTCAGTACGCTAACAACATCGACTATGAGAATAAGCATATTCTAAACTGTTTTTCTGATGTAATGTACCTCTAACTAAATACTCTGTTTCAGGCAGTTTACGACCTTTTAATTAAGGGTACCGGTTATTAAATAACTGTATTACTctgatatctttttttttcccaGATTAGTATGCATTGCTCCTGTTTAATTCATTAGCAGTAGTTTGTGCAATTACAAATATTAATTGGTTTGTAGTTATGAaagttgaataattatttatgtatgcACCGTATATACATTATACACACATTTAGTTATATATTATTGCATTAAAAAATACTACTTTTTATTTGCACTATTTGAatggttttgaaaaataaagatagaaagtcaggtataattaactattaatgttaaataaaattaatagtttaaaattataatttaattaaatttatcaaatttcaacttttaaattatttaataactcttaattattaatttcatataaaCTCAGTGAAAATTATTGCACATGACTGTCTTTTTGCCTAGATCAAGAATTCCTTTCTAAAATTAAGTAGGAGCTAACATCTTATTACACCAACAGGAGATGTCCATGGTCAATATCCCGACCTTCTAAGACTCTTCGAGCATGGCGGATTTCCTCCTCGGTCCAACTACTTATTTTTAGGAGATTATGTGGATCGGGGGAAGCAAAGTCTGGAGACAATATGTCTTCTTTTAGCATACAAGATAAAATACCCAGAAAACTTTTTCCTTCTTAGGGGCAACCACGAATGTTCTTCTATAAGCCGTATTTATGGATTCTATGACGAATgtaaaaggaggttcaatgtTAGGATGTGGAAAACATTTACAGATTGTTTTAACTGCTTGCCCCTGGCCGCTCTCATTGATGATAAGATAATATGTATGCACGGCGGACTCTCGCCGGACTTGCGTAATCTAAACCAAATAAGGAGCCTGCCTCGTCCGACCGAAGTCCCCGAAATCGGCTTGCTGTGTGACCTTCTTTGGTCTGATCCTTGTGGAGACATTGAGGGTTGGGGAGCCAACGAACGCGGAGTTTCATATACTTTTGGAGCTGATAGGGTCACACAGTTTCTCGAGAAGCATGATCTTGACTTGATTTGTCGAGCTCATCAGGTTTTACATTCGTCTATgatcttaacaaaaatattatgtatacataaaaaattagtctctatttatttgtgtataaatatagtaTTGTTTGATTCGATTTTAATGTGTATGTTAATTTcaatatctattttatattgTAGTTGATTTGTTGCTTAATTTTTGATGTACATCTAACATAGttcaaatcttaaaatataGACTCATACAACATAATTGACTAAAATTCAAGCACATAGGCGGctgatttatatttatatctttaaATTTGCAGGTTGTTGAAGATGGATATGAATTCTTTGCTAATAGACAACTTGTGACTATCTTTTCAGCACCCAATTATTGTGGAGAGTTCGATAATGCTGGCGCAATGATGAGCGTTGACGAGACACTTATGTGCTCTTTCCAAATATTAAAGCCAGTTGAGAAAAGGCCTAAGTTCGGTTTCGCGAGCACCAGCGCAGTTAAGTCTAGCACTCCGACCAAAATCAAGGTATTGCTATTtatgaaataatttatttatttattgttaaagTTTTTATAAAGTATAcatctaaattaatttttaaaaagttatagaTTGAGTACTTTctgtttcaaataattttttattctctatAATCTTCGAAAATTACTCTcttatacaaattaatttttcagtCACTTTTAGTTAGAATGTTAATatctttattaaataaataagtccttaaaaatttattataagacataaaaaatattactataaaaaaattagtgattCTTTAAAATGATGAAAGGAACAAactgtctaataaaaataattcttaaaaatttttaaaaaataaaaaattattaaattaaaatattcaatctaaaattttttgaaactaATTTAGATAGTTATTCATTTTAAGAAAAAAcatatgttaataaaatttgatcgttattatcaaataaaaaattccataaTATTTAACATTCTTCTTTACCAAATCTTAGTACATACATACATCATCTTGGTAGcaactaaaaatttatataacaattacaaatttatttattagataAAGATTGTCAGTATCGCCAGCCTCATGTGGTAGGTTAAGGGAGTCGTCCAAGGGATTCCAATGGCTATCAGCCTGTCGACGATCCGCCTGTTAGGTCAGTCGATCGGCAGTTGAGGTGGATTAGTTGGTAACGAGTCGATCGGTTGGCGGCGGTTTAGCACAGATGAAAAATACAAGCATGCTCAGTTTAATTCTCAGTTTTCTTAATGAGAGTTTATATATACTTTTCAATATACTAAAATTGTAAAGTAACACAAAAAAAGGATGGTTGCTAACATTCACAGCATTTGTTTGTTCCAACTTTAATAATTGTGGCTATATTTTGCTTTCATCATTTTGTGCAGGCATTTCTTGGTGGTAAAGTATGAAGTGTGCTAGCTGACAGAAATCTTTTGGACACCCAAAATCGATTTCGAGAAATTGGTAGTGTTCATCACTTCAATATTACGGAAGAATGCATTTGGCGGTATACCTTATCAGCTATGAAGCGAACAAACTAACAATATTAACAATTCCCTATCAGAGTATAGTTGTGTTTTTTCTAATAATTGTCCATGAAAACAAAAAGTTGTAATAGATTCATGTAGATGTTTACTTATCTCCGACAAATATATTACAACTCAAGATAGGACAACATTATTACtttatttgtttcaaaatattgtttcttttgactaaatttgtattttgaaaaattaatttatgatgAAATCTGTCAAAATATATAGTGACTTATTTCAATGTATTATTCATTTAGTTGAAGCAAGGGTTATTTTGAAACATGCATAATGATCCGTTACATATAAACCCAAACTGAATTTAACTATAAATCGAAACTATAATAAATGTGCATAATAAAACCGCATGAAAtccaaatcaaataaacatgcGGTTTATAAAGTCAAATATCATTCAGAAGCAGTTACTACATAATTAGGTTAATATTCTCAATACCTCTGAGAATATCAATATCTGTCTTTAATATAAACAGccttataaatacaaaaaacttCTGAGATGAAGAAAGTACGCTATTCAATATGAATATTATATCTTTCATTTGATACTCTTTCTAACTTGAGTGTTGGAGTACCTTTACAAGTGTCCACCACCGCCATTCCTAAAGAAGCCGACGTATACCTCATCCAATTTAAAGAGAAGCGTGTTCGAGCGTTGAACAAGACGAGCTATACCTTGAAACCAGTCATCGACTTAGGAACATTTGACGCCCACCGTGGGGCCAAGTTTAACTAACCCCACCTTCGTCTCTTCTACCTTATTATCACCACCTTTTTACAGGTCATAACTTATGGCGGACGAGCTAAGTAACCCTATCCTCCCTCCACTCAAGCTGAACTATTGGTCATCAACAAGTCTTTACGAGTAGAAAACCAATGAATGGCCGACCTATTACATCAGACACAAAATAGCAAAAGTAAGAGAGGAGAACACAAGAACACTGAAAACAAGGATGATCACGACAAACACACGTTAGAAGCCAAGCCCATAATAACAACCTCCACGATGCTAACGGTGAAGCGGACCAATCCATTTTCAAAATACATCATGGATTTTAAATGCCAAAAAATTTCACCTTGCCAACAATACTGAAACCTTATGAAGGGATTGGCGATCCCAACATACATGTCACCAAGTTTTACACAATGATGTTCATGAACAGTGCATCCGGTCCAATACTCTATCCTACATTTCCTACCTTTTTAGATGGTGCTATCTTGATCTGGTTTTCTAATTTGCCTGCAAGTTCTATATCAAATTTTGACGAACTGGCCGACCTTTTTGTTAACAATTTTGCCGCATCAAAGATCTATGTACATGACTCAGATTATCTCAACACCATAAAGTAAGGACAACATAAAAGTAATAAAGATTACTTGACGAGGTTTTGCCAAGGCAACTATGGAGATACCTAACCTTAACCGATAAGTCTACTTGCATGCCTTGAAAAGTGGGCTCTGCCCTGAAAAATTCTAGGAAACTATAGTTGTTAAGAAGTCGAAGACATTGGACAAATTCCAAGAAAAGGCAACAAGCCATATTGAAATAGAAGAGCTTTGACAAATTTGGAAAACAAAGAGGCCTAACCCTaacagagaaaagaaaaagcaaaacaatatacaaataatataaacaaataaaaaaccaTTCAAATTAACACTAAAGTTTGATTCGTATACCCCT
This sequence is a window from Arachis duranensis cultivar V14167 chromosome 2, aradu.V14167.gnm2.J7QH, whole genome shotgun sequence. Protein-coding genes within it:
- the LOC127743980 gene encoding uncharacterized protein LOC127743980 produces the protein MVELGEVQLAVYLADKRSTEKPYFINGIPYLLAIPPGCRDVKCFSRFDGELIVDKVTNWFATTVLALPQINYYSKESLVIFLNSKDIILLVCVNVPSRVLYLSK
- the LOC107474358 gene encoding serine/threonine-protein phosphatase PP1, with amino-acid sequence MERGVLDGIISRLLDVRGRPGKQVQLSEAEIKQLCVVSKNIFLRQPNLLELEAPIKICGDVHGQYPDLLRLFEHGGFPPRSNYLFLGDYVDRGKQSLETICLLLAYKIKYPENFFLLRGNHECSSISRIYGFYDECKRRFNVRMWKTFTDCFNCLPLAALIDDKIICMHGGLSPDLRNLNQIRSLPRPTEVPEIGLLCDLLWSDPCGDIEGWGANERGVSYTFGADRVTQFLEKHDLDLICRAHQVVEDGYEFFANRQLVTIFSAPNYCGEFDNAGAMMSVDETLMCSFQILKPVEKRPKFGFASTSAVKSSTPTKIKAFLGGKV